From Desmodus rotundus isolate HL8 chromosome 10, HLdesRot8A.1, whole genome shotgun sequence, one genomic window encodes:
- the CAMSAP3 gene encoding calmodulin-regulated spectrin-associated protein 3 isoform X5, with protein MVEAAPPGPGPLRRTFLVPEIKSLDQYDFSRAKAAASLAWVLRAAFGGAEHVPSELWEPFYTDQYAQEHVKPPVTRLLLSAELYCRAWRQALPQLETPPSPSALLALLARRGTVPALPERPVQEADLRHQPILMGAHLAVIDALMVAFALEWTKTPPGPLALASLEHKLLFWVDTTIRRLQEKTEQEAAQRASPAAAADGVAPAQPSIRYRKDRTVARCAPCFPNVTGLQDLASGAALAATIHCYCPQLLRLEEVCLKDPMSVADSLYNLQLVQDFCASRLPRGCPLSLEDLLYVPPPLKTNLVVLLAEMFVCFEVLRPDFVQGKGLPDGHAASPQATEASTPQNSSGSSSPVFNFRHPLLSPGGPQAPLRGSTGSLKSSPSMSHMEALSKAWNRQLSRPLSQAVSFSTPFGLDSDVDVVMGDPVLLRSVSSDSLGPPRPMPALSPAHQPPEPGDLPTIEEALQIIHSAEPRLLPDGAADGSFYLHSPEGPSKPPLASSYPPSKAPIYLPHLEGPSKLSPCLAGEVLKLPAQSEGSPKVVAASPAASNSEVKMTSFAERKKQLVKAEAEAGVGSPGSTPTASEALSSEMTELGARLEEKRRAIEAQKRRIEAIFAKHRQRLGKSAFLQVQPREAGGEAEAEPAPEPVPGGERPLGEGQGEPAPRPKAVTFSPELGPVPPEGLGDYNRAVSKLSAALSSLQRDMQRLTDQQQRLLAPSEAPGPTPPPAAWVIPVPTTNPKAAPTSPARRAPAARRSPGPGPSPAPRSPKHTRPAELRLAPLTRVLTPPHDVDSLPHLRKFSPSQVPVQTRSSILLAEGPPREEPMARPGLIEIPLGSLEEPSAENEGDGSPPGADDSLEEEVSSEGVPRAGLGFFYKDEDKPEGEMAQKRASLLERQQRRAEEVQRRKQWQEAEKEQRREEAARLAQEELAPGPLAPTARAPAEEEVGPRRGEFTRLEYERRAQLKLMDDLDKVLRPRASGTGGPGRGGRRAPRPRSGCCDDSALARSPARGLLGSRLSKVYSQSTLSLSTVANEAPNHLGVKRPTSRAPSPSGLMSPSRLPGSRERDWEDGSNASSPASVPEYTGPRLYKEPSAKSNKFIIHNALSHCCLAGKVNEPQKNRVLEEIEKSKANHFLILFRDSSCQFRALYTLSGETEELSRLAGYGPRTVTPAMVEGIYKYNSDRKRFTQIPAKTMSMSVDAFTIQGHLWQSKKPTTPKKGSSTPK; from the exons AGCATGTGCCCTCGGAGCTGTGGGAGCCCTTCTACACCGACCAGTATGCGCAGGAGCACGTGAAGCCCCCGGTGACGCGGTTGCTGCTCTCGGCTGAGCTGTACTGCCGGGCCTGGAGGCAGGCGCTGCCACAGCTCGAGACGCCCCCCAGCCCCTCCGCACTGCTGGCCCTGCTGGCACGGAGGGGCACGGTGCCCGCACTGCCTGAACGCCCTGTGCAGGAGGCTGACCTGCGACACCAGCCTATCCTCATG GGAGCCCACCTAGCGGTCATCGACGCCCTCATGGTAGCCTTCGCCTTAGAATGGACAAAGACGCCGCCCGGCCCTTTGGCCCTGGCCAGCTTGGAGCATAAGCTGCTTTTCTGGGTGGACACG ACGATCCGGCGGCTGCAGGAGAAGACGGAGCAGGAAGCAGCCCAAAGAGCATCTCCCGCAGCCGCTGCAGACGGGGTGGCCCCAGCGCAGCCCTCG ATCCGATACCGCAAGGACCGTACTGTGGCCAGATGTGCCCCCTGCTTTCCCAACGTGACTGGCCTTCAGGACCTGGCCAGTGGGGCTGCACTGGCTGCCACAATCCACTGCTATTGTCCCCAGCTGCTGCGACTTGAGG AGGTGTGCCTCAAGGACCCCATGTCTGTGGCGGACAGCCTGTACAACCTGCAGCTGGTGCAGGATTTCTGCGCCTCCCGCCTTCCTCGCGGCTGCCCGCTGTCCCTTGAGGACCTGCTTTACGTGCCGCCGCCCCTGAAG ACCAACCTGGTGGTGCTGCTGGCCGAGATGTTCGTGTGCTTCGAAGTGCTGAGACCCGACTTCGTGCAGGGCAAGGGCCTGCCCGACGGCCACG CCGCCTCCCCCCAGGCCACAGAGGCCTCCACACCTCAGAACAGCAGTGGCAGTAG TTCTCCTGTCTTCAACTTCCGTCACCCACTCCTGTCGCCCGGCGGCCCCCAGGCCCCACTCCGAGGATCcacag gCTCACTGAAGTCCTCCCCATCCATGTCCCACATGGAGGCCCTCAGCAAGGCCTGGAACCGGCAGCTCAG CCGCCCCCTTTCCCAGGCTGTGTCATTCAGCACCCCCTTTGGCCTGGACAGCGACGTGGATGTCGTCATGGGAGACCCTGTCTTACTCCGCTCTGTTAGCTCGGACAGCCTGGGCCCCCCGCGCCCCATGCCTGCACTGAGCCCTGCCCACCAACCACCAGAGCCTGGTGACCTGCCTACCATCGAGGAGGCCCTGCAGATCATCCACAGTGCCGAGCCCCGGCTGCTCCCAGACGGGGCTGCCGACGGCAGCTTCTACCTCCACTCACCTGAGGGGCCCTCCAAACCCCCGCTGGCCTCCTCCTACCCACCCAGCAAAGCACCTATCTACTTGCCTCACCTTGAGGGCCCCTCAAAACTGTCTCCCTGCCTGGCAGGGGAGGTACTGAAACTGCCAGCCCAATCTGAGGGCTCCCCGAAGGTGGTGGCTGCCTCACCCGCTGCCAGCAACTCTGAAGTGAAGATGACCAGCTTTGCTGAACGCAAGAAGCAGCTGGTGAAGGccgaggcagaggctggagtggggTCCCCAGGGTCTACCCCAACGGCATCAGAGGCCCTGAGCTCAGAGATGACTGAGCTTGGAGCCCGGCTAGAGGAGAAACGGCGGGCCATAGAGGCTCAGAAGCGGCGGATAGAGGCCATCTTTGCCAAGCACCGCCAGCGACTGGGCAAGAGCGCTTTCCTGCAGGTGCAGCCACgggaggctggaggggaggcGGAGGCGGAGCCGGCCCCTGAGCCAGTCCCTGGTGGGGAGCGGCCGTTGGGCGAGGGCCAGGGTGAGCCAGCCCCACGGCCCAAGGCAGTGACCTTCTCACCGGAGTTGGGCCCGGTGCCTCCTGAGGGCCTAGGGGACTACAACCGGGCGGTCAGCAAGCTGAGTGCTGCGCTCAGCTCACTGCAGCGGGACATGCAGAGGCTCACGGACCAGCAGCAGAGGCTCCTGGCCCCGTCTGAAGCTCCcgggcccaccccacctcctgctgCGTGGGTCATCCCCGTCCCCACGACGAACCCCAAAGCTGCACCCACCAGCCCTGCACGGCGCGCCCCAGCTGCCCGGCGCAGCCCCGGGCCAGGTCCCAGCCCAGCACCCCGCAGCCCGAAGCACACACGGCCGGCGGAGCTGCGACTGGCACCCCTGACGAGGGTGCTCACACCTCCCCACGATGTAGACAGCCTGCCCCACCTGCGTAAGTTCTCGCCGAGCCAGGTGCCCGTGCAGACACGCTCCTCCATCCTCCTGGCCGAGGGGCCACCACGCGAGGAGCCCATGGCCAGGCCGGGCCTCATCGAGATCCCACTGGGCAGCCTGGAGGAGCCCTCGGCTGAGAACGAGGGAGACGGGAGCCCCCCTGGTGCTGACGATTCTTTAGAGGAAGAGGTATCTTCAGAGGGAGTTCCCCGCGCCGGGTTGGGCTTCTTCTATAAG GATGAAGACAAGCCCGAGGGTGAGATGGCCCAAAAGCGGGCCAGCTTGCTGGAGCGGCAGCAGCGGCGGGCAGAGGAGGTGCAGCGGCGCAAACAGTGGCAGGAGGCTGAGAAAGAGCAGCGGAGGGAGGAGGCTGCACG GCTGGCCCAAGAGGAgctggccccaggtcccctggcccccactgccagggccccagctgaAGAAGAGGTGGGCCCTCGGCGGGGAGAGTTCACACGGCTCGAGTATGAACGCCGGGCCCAGCTGAAGCTGATGGATGACCTGGACAAGGTGCTGCGGCCGCGGGCCTCGGGGACCGGAGGGCCTGGCCGGGGTGGACGGAGGGCCCCTAGGCCGCGTTCTGGTTGCTGTGACGACTCAGCCCTGGCTCGAAGCCCAGCCCGTGGCCTGCTTG GTTCCCGGCTCAGCAAGGTCTACTCCCAGTCCACCCTCTCGCTGTCGACCGTGGCCAACGAGGCCCCAAATCACCTTGGTGTGAAGAGACCCACGTCTCG ggcTCCATCCCCGTCAGGCCTCATGTCCCCGAGCCGCCTGCCTGGTAGCCGTGAGCGGGACTGGGAGGACGGCAGCAACGCCTCCTCCCCTGCTTCAGTGCCCGAGTACACAG GCCCCCGGCTGTACAAGGAGCCCAGCGCCAAGTCCAACAAGTTCATCATCCACAATGCCCTGTCACACTGCTGCCTGGCGGGCAAGGTGAACGAGCCGCAGAAGAACCGCGTGCTCGAG gaAATCGAGAAGAGCAAGGCCAACCACTTCCTGATCCTCTTCCGGGACTCCAGCTGCCAGTTCCGGGCCCTCTACACCCTGTCGGGGGAGACGGAGGAGCTGTCTCGGCTGGCGGGTTACGGCCCCCGCACGGTCACTCCCGCCATGGTCGAGGGCATCTACAAGTACAACTCAGACCGCAAGCGCTTCACCCAGATCCCCGCCAAGACCATGTCCATGAGCGTGGATGCCTTCACCATCCAGGGACACCTCTGGCAGAGCAAGAAGCCCACCACCCCCAAGAAGGGGAGCAGTACCCCCAAATag
- the CAMSAP3 gene encoding calmodulin-regulated spectrin-associated protein 3 isoform X2: MVEAAPPGPGPLRRTFLVPEIKSLDQYDFSRAKAAASLAWVLRAAFGGAEHVPSELWEPFYTDQYAQEHVKPPVTRLLLSAELYCRAWRQALPQLETPPSPSALLALLARRGTVPALPERPVQEADLRHQPILMGAHLAVIDALMVAFALEWTKTPPGPLALASLEHKLLFWVDTTIRRLQEKTEQEAAQRASPAAAADGVAPAQPSHAIAFCLKESGSKPPMIRYRKDRTVARCAPCFPNVTGLQDLASGAALAATIHCYCPQLLRLEEVCLKDPMSVADSLYNLQLVQDFCASRLPRGCPLSLEDLLYVPPPLKTNLVVLLAEMFVCFEVLRPDFVQGKGLPDGHAASPQATEASTPQNSSGSSSPVFNFRHPLLSPGGPQAPLRGSTGSLKSSPSMSHMEALSKAWNRQLSRPLSQAVSFSTPFGLDSDVDVVMGDPVLLRSVSSDSLGPPRPMPALSPAHQPPEPGDLPTIEEALQIIHSAEPRLLPDGAADGSFYLHSPEGPSKPPLASSYPPSKAPIYLPHLEGPSKLSPCLAGEVLKLPAQSEGSPKVVAASPAASNSEVKMTSFAERKKQLVKAEAEAGVGSPGSTPTASEALSSEMTELGARLEEKRRAIEAQKRRIEAIFAKHRQRLGKSAFLQVQPREAGGEAEAEPAPEPVPGGERPLGEGQGEPAPRPKAVTFSPELGPVPPEGLGDYNRAVSKLSAALSSLQRDMQRLTDQQQRLLAPSEAPGPTPPPAAWVIPVPTTNPKAAPTSPARRAPAARRSPGPGPSPAPRSPKHTRPAELRLAPLTRVLTPPHDVDSLPHLRKFSPSQVPVQTRSSILLAEGPPREEPMARPGLIEIPLGSLEEPSAENEGDGSPPGADDSLEEEVSSEGVPRAGLGFFYKDEDKPEGEMAQKRASLLERQQRRAEEVQRRKQWQEAEKEQRREEAARLAQEELAPGPLAPTARAPAEEEVGPRRGEFTRLEYERRAQLKLMDDLDKVLRPRASGTGGPGRGGRRAPRPRSGCCDDSALARSPARGLLGSRLSKVYSQSTLSLSTVANEAPNHLGVKRPTSRAPSPSGLMSPSRLPGSRERDWEDGSNASSPASVPEYTGPRLYKEPSAKSNKFIIHNALSHCCLAGKVNEPQKNRVLEEIEKSKANHFLILFRDSSCQFRALYTLSGETEELSRLAGYGPRTVTPAMVEGIYKYNSDRKRFTQIPAKTMSMSVDAFTIQGHLWQSKKPTTPKKGSSTPK, translated from the exons AGCATGTGCCCTCGGAGCTGTGGGAGCCCTTCTACACCGACCAGTATGCGCAGGAGCACGTGAAGCCCCCGGTGACGCGGTTGCTGCTCTCGGCTGAGCTGTACTGCCGGGCCTGGAGGCAGGCGCTGCCACAGCTCGAGACGCCCCCCAGCCCCTCCGCACTGCTGGCCCTGCTGGCACGGAGGGGCACGGTGCCCGCACTGCCTGAACGCCCTGTGCAGGAGGCTGACCTGCGACACCAGCCTATCCTCATG GGAGCCCACCTAGCGGTCATCGACGCCCTCATGGTAGCCTTCGCCTTAGAATGGACAAAGACGCCGCCCGGCCCTTTGGCCCTGGCCAGCTTGGAGCATAAGCTGCTTTTCTGGGTGGACACG ACGATCCGGCGGCTGCAGGAGAAGACGGAGCAGGAAGCAGCCCAAAGAGCATCTCCCGCAGCCGCTGCAGACGGGGTGGCCCCAGCGCAGCCCTCG cacGCAATTGCCTTCTGTTTGAAGGAGTCGGGGAGCAAACCCCCCATG ATCCGATACCGCAAGGACCGTACTGTGGCCAGATGTGCCCCCTGCTTTCCCAACGTGACTGGCCTTCAGGACCTGGCCAGTGGGGCTGCACTGGCTGCCACAATCCACTGCTATTGTCCCCAGCTGCTGCGACTTGAGG AGGTGTGCCTCAAGGACCCCATGTCTGTGGCGGACAGCCTGTACAACCTGCAGCTGGTGCAGGATTTCTGCGCCTCCCGCCTTCCTCGCGGCTGCCCGCTGTCCCTTGAGGACCTGCTTTACGTGCCGCCGCCCCTGAAG ACCAACCTGGTGGTGCTGCTGGCCGAGATGTTCGTGTGCTTCGAAGTGCTGAGACCCGACTTCGTGCAGGGCAAGGGCCTGCCCGACGGCCACG CCGCCTCCCCCCAGGCCACAGAGGCCTCCACACCTCAGAACAGCAGTGGCAGTAG TTCTCCTGTCTTCAACTTCCGTCACCCACTCCTGTCGCCCGGCGGCCCCCAGGCCCCACTCCGAGGATCcacag gCTCACTGAAGTCCTCCCCATCCATGTCCCACATGGAGGCCCTCAGCAAGGCCTGGAACCGGCAGCTCAG CCGCCCCCTTTCCCAGGCTGTGTCATTCAGCACCCCCTTTGGCCTGGACAGCGACGTGGATGTCGTCATGGGAGACCCTGTCTTACTCCGCTCTGTTAGCTCGGACAGCCTGGGCCCCCCGCGCCCCATGCCTGCACTGAGCCCTGCCCACCAACCACCAGAGCCTGGTGACCTGCCTACCATCGAGGAGGCCCTGCAGATCATCCACAGTGCCGAGCCCCGGCTGCTCCCAGACGGGGCTGCCGACGGCAGCTTCTACCTCCACTCACCTGAGGGGCCCTCCAAACCCCCGCTGGCCTCCTCCTACCCACCCAGCAAAGCACCTATCTACTTGCCTCACCTTGAGGGCCCCTCAAAACTGTCTCCCTGCCTGGCAGGGGAGGTACTGAAACTGCCAGCCCAATCTGAGGGCTCCCCGAAGGTGGTGGCTGCCTCACCCGCTGCCAGCAACTCTGAAGTGAAGATGACCAGCTTTGCTGAACGCAAGAAGCAGCTGGTGAAGGccgaggcagaggctggagtggggTCCCCAGGGTCTACCCCAACGGCATCAGAGGCCCTGAGCTCAGAGATGACTGAGCTTGGAGCCCGGCTAGAGGAGAAACGGCGGGCCATAGAGGCTCAGAAGCGGCGGATAGAGGCCATCTTTGCCAAGCACCGCCAGCGACTGGGCAAGAGCGCTTTCCTGCAGGTGCAGCCACgggaggctggaggggaggcGGAGGCGGAGCCGGCCCCTGAGCCAGTCCCTGGTGGGGAGCGGCCGTTGGGCGAGGGCCAGGGTGAGCCAGCCCCACGGCCCAAGGCAGTGACCTTCTCACCGGAGTTGGGCCCGGTGCCTCCTGAGGGCCTAGGGGACTACAACCGGGCGGTCAGCAAGCTGAGTGCTGCGCTCAGCTCACTGCAGCGGGACATGCAGAGGCTCACGGACCAGCAGCAGAGGCTCCTGGCCCCGTCTGAAGCTCCcgggcccaccccacctcctgctgCGTGGGTCATCCCCGTCCCCACGACGAACCCCAAAGCTGCACCCACCAGCCCTGCACGGCGCGCCCCAGCTGCCCGGCGCAGCCCCGGGCCAGGTCCCAGCCCAGCACCCCGCAGCCCGAAGCACACACGGCCGGCGGAGCTGCGACTGGCACCCCTGACGAGGGTGCTCACACCTCCCCACGATGTAGACAGCCTGCCCCACCTGCGTAAGTTCTCGCCGAGCCAGGTGCCCGTGCAGACACGCTCCTCCATCCTCCTGGCCGAGGGGCCACCACGCGAGGAGCCCATGGCCAGGCCGGGCCTCATCGAGATCCCACTGGGCAGCCTGGAGGAGCCCTCGGCTGAGAACGAGGGAGACGGGAGCCCCCCTGGTGCTGACGATTCTTTAGAGGAAGAGGTATCTTCAGAGGGAGTTCCCCGCGCCGGGTTGGGCTTCTTCTATAAG GATGAAGACAAGCCCGAGGGTGAGATGGCCCAAAAGCGGGCCAGCTTGCTGGAGCGGCAGCAGCGGCGGGCAGAGGAGGTGCAGCGGCGCAAACAGTGGCAGGAGGCTGAGAAAGAGCAGCGGAGGGAGGAGGCTGCACG GCTGGCCCAAGAGGAgctggccccaggtcccctggcccccactgccagggccccagctgaAGAAGAGGTGGGCCCTCGGCGGGGAGAGTTCACACGGCTCGAGTATGAACGCCGGGCCCAGCTGAAGCTGATGGATGACCTGGACAAGGTGCTGCGGCCGCGGGCCTCGGGGACCGGAGGGCCTGGCCGGGGTGGACGGAGGGCCCCTAGGCCGCGTTCTGGTTGCTGTGACGACTCAGCCCTGGCTCGAAGCCCAGCCCGTGGCCTGCTTG GTTCCCGGCTCAGCAAGGTCTACTCCCAGTCCACCCTCTCGCTGTCGACCGTGGCCAACGAGGCCCCAAATCACCTTGGTGTGAAGAGACCCACGTCTCG ggcTCCATCCCCGTCAGGCCTCATGTCCCCGAGCCGCCTGCCTGGTAGCCGTGAGCGGGACTGGGAGGACGGCAGCAACGCCTCCTCCCCTGCTTCAGTGCCCGAGTACACAG GCCCCCGGCTGTACAAGGAGCCCAGCGCCAAGTCCAACAAGTTCATCATCCACAATGCCCTGTCACACTGCTGCCTGGCGGGCAAGGTGAACGAGCCGCAGAAGAACCGCGTGCTCGAG gaAATCGAGAAGAGCAAGGCCAACCACTTCCTGATCCTCTTCCGGGACTCCAGCTGCCAGTTCCGGGCCCTCTACACCCTGTCGGGGGAGACGGAGGAGCTGTCTCGGCTGGCGGGTTACGGCCCCCGCACGGTCACTCCCGCCATGGTCGAGGGCATCTACAAGTACAACTCAGACCGCAAGCGCTTCACCCAGATCCCCGCCAAGACCATGTCCATGAGCGTGGATGCCTTCACCATCCAGGGACACCTCTGGCAGAGCAAGAAGCCCACCACCCCCAAGAAGGGGAGCAGTACCCCCAAATag
- the CAMSAP3 gene encoding calmodulin-regulated spectrin-associated protein 3 isoform X3 yields MVEAAPPGPGPLRRTFLVPEIKSLDQYDFSRAKAAASLAWVLRAAFGGAEHVPSELWEPFYTDQYAQEHVKPPVTRLLLSAELYCRAWRQALPQLETPPSPSALLALLARRGTVPALPERPVQEADLRHQPILMGAHLAVIDALMVAFALEWTKTPPGPLALASLEHKLLFWVDTTIRRLQEKTEQEAAQRASPAAAADGVAPAQPSCPTRWYWKLVPIRYRKDRTVARCAPCFPNVTGLQDLASGAALAATIHCYCPQLLRLEEVCLKDPMSVADSLYNLQLVQDFCASRLPRGCPLSLEDLLYVPPPLKTNLVVLLAEMFVCFEVLRPDFVQGKGLPDGHAASPQATEASTPQNSSGSSSPVFNFRHPLLSPGGPQAPLRGSTGSLKSSPSMSHMEALSKAWNRQLSRPLSQAVSFSTPFGLDSDVDVVMGDPVLLRSVSSDSLGPPRPMPALSPAHQPPEPGDLPTIEEALQIIHSAEPRLLPDGAADGSFYLHSPEGPSKPPLASSYPPSKAPIYLPHLEGPSKLSPCLAGEVLKLPAQSEGSPKVVAASPAASNSEVKMTSFAERKKQLVKAEAEAGVGSPGSTPTASEALSSEMTELGARLEEKRRAIEAQKRRIEAIFAKHRQRLGKSAFLQVQPREAGGEAEAEPAPEPVPGGERPLGEGQGEPAPRPKAVTFSPELGPVPPEGLGDYNRAVSKLSAALSSLQRDMQRLTDQQQRLLAPSEAPGPTPPPAAWVIPVPTTNPKAAPTSPARRAPAARRSPGPGPSPAPRSPKHTRPAELRLAPLTRVLTPPHDVDSLPHLRKFSPSQVPVQTRSSILLAEGPPREEPMARPGLIEIPLGSLEEPSAENEGDGSPPGADDSLEEEVSSEGVPRAGLGFFYKDEDKPEGEMAQKRASLLERQQRRAEEVQRRKQWQEAEKEQRREEAARLAQEELAPGPLAPTARAPAEEEVGPRRGEFTRLEYERRAQLKLMDDLDKVLRPRASGTGGPGRGGRRAPRPRSGCCDDSALARSPARGLLGSRLSKVYSQSTLSLSTVANEAPNHLGVKRPTSRAPSPSGLMSPSRLPGSRERDWEDGSNASSPASVPEYTGPRLYKEPSAKSNKFIIHNALSHCCLAGKVNEPQKNRVLEEIEKSKANHFLILFRDSSCQFRALYTLSGETEELSRLAGYGPRTVTPAMVEGIYKYNSDRKRFTQIPAKTMSMSVDAFTIQGHLWQSKKPTTPKKGSSTPK; encoded by the exons AGCATGTGCCCTCGGAGCTGTGGGAGCCCTTCTACACCGACCAGTATGCGCAGGAGCACGTGAAGCCCCCGGTGACGCGGTTGCTGCTCTCGGCTGAGCTGTACTGCCGGGCCTGGAGGCAGGCGCTGCCACAGCTCGAGACGCCCCCCAGCCCCTCCGCACTGCTGGCCCTGCTGGCACGGAGGGGCACGGTGCCCGCACTGCCTGAACGCCCTGTGCAGGAGGCTGACCTGCGACACCAGCCTATCCTCATG GGAGCCCACCTAGCGGTCATCGACGCCCTCATGGTAGCCTTCGCCTTAGAATGGACAAAGACGCCGCCCGGCCCTTTGGCCCTGGCCAGCTTGGAGCATAAGCTGCTTTTCTGGGTGGACACG ACGATCCGGCGGCTGCAGGAGAAGACGGAGCAGGAAGCAGCCCAAAGAGCATCTCCCGCAGCCGCTGCAGACGGGGTGGCCCCAGCGCAGCCCTCG TGCCCCACCCGCTGGTACTGGAAGCTGGTTCCT ATCCGATACCGCAAGGACCGTACTGTGGCCAGATGTGCCCCCTGCTTTCCCAACGTGACTGGCCTTCAGGACCTGGCCAGTGGGGCTGCACTGGCTGCCACAATCCACTGCTATTGTCCCCAGCTGCTGCGACTTGAGG AGGTGTGCCTCAAGGACCCCATGTCTGTGGCGGACAGCCTGTACAACCTGCAGCTGGTGCAGGATTTCTGCGCCTCCCGCCTTCCTCGCGGCTGCCCGCTGTCCCTTGAGGACCTGCTTTACGTGCCGCCGCCCCTGAAG ACCAACCTGGTGGTGCTGCTGGCCGAGATGTTCGTGTGCTTCGAAGTGCTGAGACCCGACTTCGTGCAGGGCAAGGGCCTGCCCGACGGCCACG CCGCCTCCCCCCAGGCCACAGAGGCCTCCACACCTCAGAACAGCAGTGGCAGTAG TTCTCCTGTCTTCAACTTCCGTCACCCACTCCTGTCGCCCGGCGGCCCCCAGGCCCCACTCCGAGGATCcacag gCTCACTGAAGTCCTCCCCATCCATGTCCCACATGGAGGCCCTCAGCAAGGCCTGGAACCGGCAGCTCAG CCGCCCCCTTTCCCAGGCTGTGTCATTCAGCACCCCCTTTGGCCTGGACAGCGACGTGGATGTCGTCATGGGAGACCCTGTCTTACTCCGCTCTGTTAGCTCGGACAGCCTGGGCCCCCCGCGCCCCATGCCTGCACTGAGCCCTGCCCACCAACCACCAGAGCCTGGTGACCTGCCTACCATCGAGGAGGCCCTGCAGATCATCCACAGTGCCGAGCCCCGGCTGCTCCCAGACGGGGCTGCCGACGGCAGCTTCTACCTCCACTCACCTGAGGGGCCCTCCAAACCCCCGCTGGCCTCCTCCTACCCACCCAGCAAAGCACCTATCTACTTGCCTCACCTTGAGGGCCCCTCAAAACTGTCTCCCTGCCTGGCAGGGGAGGTACTGAAACTGCCAGCCCAATCTGAGGGCTCCCCGAAGGTGGTGGCTGCCTCACCCGCTGCCAGCAACTCTGAAGTGAAGATGACCAGCTTTGCTGAACGCAAGAAGCAGCTGGTGAAGGccgaggcagaggctggagtggggTCCCCAGGGTCTACCCCAACGGCATCAGAGGCCCTGAGCTCAGAGATGACTGAGCTTGGAGCCCGGCTAGAGGAGAAACGGCGGGCCATAGAGGCTCAGAAGCGGCGGATAGAGGCCATCTTTGCCAAGCACCGCCAGCGACTGGGCAAGAGCGCTTTCCTGCAGGTGCAGCCACgggaggctggaggggaggcGGAGGCGGAGCCGGCCCCTGAGCCAGTCCCTGGTGGGGAGCGGCCGTTGGGCGAGGGCCAGGGTGAGCCAGCCCCACGGCCCAAGGCAGTGACCTTCTCACCGGAGTTGGGCCCGGTGCCTCCTGAGGGCCTAGGGGACTACAACCGGGCGGTCAGCAAGCTGAGTGCTGCGCTCAGCTCACTGCAGCGGGACATGCAGAGGCTCACGGACCAGCAGCAGAGGCTCCTGGCCCCGTCTGAAGCTCCcgggcccaccccacctcctgctgCGTGGGTCATCCCCGTCCCCACGACGAACCCCAAAGCTGCACCCACCAGCCCTGCACGGCGCGCCCCAGCTGCCCGGCGCAGCCCCGGGCCAGGTCCCAGCCCAGCACCCCGCAGCCCGAAGCACACACGGCCGGCGGAGCTGCGACTGGCACCCCTGACGAGGGTGCTCACACCTCCCCACGATGTAGACAGCCTGCCCCACCTGCGTAAGTTCTCGCCGAGCCAGGTGCCCGTGCAGACACGCTCCTCCATCCTCCTGGCCGAGGGGCCACCACGCGAGGAGCCCATGGCCAGGCCGGGCCTCATCGAGATCCCACTGGGCAGCCTGGAGGAGCCCTCGGCTGAGAACGAGGGAGACGGGAGCCCCCCTGGTGCTGACGATTCTTTAGAGGAAGAGGTATCTTCAGAGGGAGTTCCCCGCGCCGGGTTGGGCTTCTTCTATAAG GATGAAGACAAGCCCGAGGGTGAGATGGCCCAAAAGCGGGCCAGCTTGCTGGAGCGGCAGCAGCGGCGGGCAGAGGAGGTGCAGCGGCGCAAACAGTGGCAGGAGGCTGAGAAAGAGCAGCGGAGGGAGGAGGCTGCACG GCTGGCCCAAGAGGAgctggccccaggtcccctggcccccactgccagggccccagctgaAGAAGAGGTGGGCCCTCGGCGGGGAGAGTTCACACGGCTCGAGTATGAACGCCGGGCCCAGCTGAAGCTGATGGATGACCTGGACAAGGTGCTGCGGCCGCGGGCCTCGGGGACCGGAGGGCCTGGCCGGGGTGGACGGAGGGCCCCTAGGCCGCGTTCTGGTTGCTGTGACGACTCAGCCCTGGCTCGAAGCCCAGCCCGTGGCCTGCTTG GTTCCCGGCTCAGCAAGGTCTACTCCCAGTCCACCCTCTCGCTGTCGACCGTGGCCAACGAGGCCCCAAATCACCTTGGTGTGAAGAGACCCACGTCTCG ggcTCCATCCCCGTCAGGCCTCATGTCCCCGAGCCGCCTGCCTGGTAGCCGTGAGCGGGACTGGGAGGACGGCAGCAACGCCTCCTCCCCTGCTTCAGTGCCCGAGTACACAG GCCCCCGGCTGTACAAGGAGCCCAGCGCCAAGTCCAACAAGTTCATCATCCACAATGCCCTGTCACACTGCTGCCTGGCGGGCAAGGTGAACGAGCCGCAGAAGAACCGCGTGCTCGAG gaAATCGAGAAGAGCAAGGCCAACCACTTCCTGATCCTCTTCCGGGACTCCAGCTGCCAGTTCCGGGCCCTCTACACCCTGTCGGGGGAGACGGAGGAGCTGTCTCGGCTGGCGGGTTACGGCCCCCGCACGGTCACTCCCGCCATGGTCGAGGGCATCTACAAGTACAACTCAGACCGCAAGCGCTTCACCCAGATCCCCGCCAAGACCATGTCCATGAGCGTGGATGCCTTCACCATCCAGGGACACCTCTGGCAGAGCAAGAAGCCCACCACCCCCAAGAAGGGGAGCAGTACCCCCAAATag